Part of the Centroberyx gerrardi isolate f3 chromosome 11, fCenGer3.hap1.cur.20231027, whole genome shotgun sequence genome is shown below.
TTCTACCTATTCTAGTTCTGTGGGAGAGAGGTCCTTGTTCAGCGCATGCCCAGTATGGTTGCAAAAACTCAACCAATCGTATAGGAGGAACAGCACAGCTGAATTTGCATCAGCTACCTCCAAAACCATCCGCTCTGCTCCTCTCAGCTCATTCTCTGCTGTAAAGTACCGAGATCTCGTCATGCCTGAACCCGCCAAGGCAGCGCCCAAGAAGGGCTCCAAGAAAGCCGTGACCAAGACCGCCGCCAAGGGCGGCAAGAAGCGCAGAAAGACCAGGAAGGAGAGCTACGCCATCTACGTGTACAAGGTGCTGAAGCAGGTCCATCCCGACACCGGCATCTCCTCCAAGGCCATGGGCATCATGAACTCGTTCGTCAACGACATCTTCGAGCGCATCGCCGGTGAGGCGTCTCGCCTGGCTCACTACAACAAGCGCTCCACCATCACCTCCAGGGAGATTCAGACCGCCGTCCGCCTGCTGCTGCCCGGTGAGCTGGCCAAGCACGCCGTGTCCGAGGGCACTAAGGCGGTCACCAAGTACACCAGCTCCAAGTAAACCGCCTGGAGCTACATCCACCCAAAGGTCCTTTTAAGGGCCACACACTGATTCAACTAAGAGCTTGTTCACTCATATTTGGTATGGTAGGTTTTTCtgaatttcaaaatgtgttgctgttttcgtAATACTGGTTAAGATGCACATCAAAGcatttaaggtttttttttttttttttttttttttttggacaaatCTTGTTGCTGGAAACATTTATCCCTTTAGTGTATCTCTATTTACCTTTGGTCTAAACTAACTATGGCTCTAATTTAAGTCCGGGCAAGGAGTCCATTAATCCGTTCATAccctccttcttccttccagctgaatcttcctcagtctgagttcagattcctctctgcctccataaagctctgagagagaaaacaaattcctccccgtcggggaattgaaccccggtaTAGTAGAGCTTAACTCTCTTAACTTTttcaattcattctctatggtaGTTCTTATCACTACGGATGTaatatatttttggccacaagCGGTGGTGGCGCTGTTTCCACATTTTGGATAAGAGTGAGACCCCGTTACAGAgtgaagagagtgagacagacagagcagcggCAGCATCGAGCAAGTGGTTTTCCGACATATTTTACCACGACAACAACAAAACGTCAAATTTATCCAACGTAAATCGGGCCGATTAAATTAACGTTACCGCGTAATTCAACCTAAGCTTCTTAGTTACGTATGAGCAAActatatgtttgttttaatgttgtcttaGCCTTGACAGGTTGTAACTCGATTTGTTGTTTGGTAGTACATTAGCGTTAGGTGAGTATATATCACGTATTAAGTAAAAACTCACCTTTTTAGAACTGCATACTAGAATATGTGATTAATGTCCTGTACTACGTTGTGCTTTTAGTGTGTTTTAGTGTTACCTAGCTACCTGTGCTGCCGTTTTTAACTTGTTTAAGTTTGAGTATCatgagtattattattattagtaataataatttttatGCCTTGTACAACTGGAGACGTTGTCAATTTCTCTCTTGCTGACACTACCACCATAAACATCCTGTCGTAGTTTATTTCTTTGTCCCTTTGATTGTGTCTTATCTTGGAGAATCATAATCAGTCTGAAGCCTTTAATGCCATCATGCTACCATTCACCAGTTCTCAGTGTGAATATCTTGCTACAGTCGTATTTCGGGCAAGCTTAGTGTACATTAAGAATGCATAAACAGATACTACAGCATGTCTATCCTATACATGTAAGATGGGAGTTTGCAAAGTTTAATTGCTATGACGAAAGGAATcttttattactgttattagCTGTTACATTAATACATTGTGTCctcccatctatctatctatctatctatctatctatctatctgtatgcctgtctgtctgtgtaataTAAAGATATCTATGTAGTATAAAATTATGTTACCTAGTCATTATGAATGTAATTCTGTCATTTTAATTATTACTGTGTAATATGCATGGTGTTTTGCTGTGTACAGGAAATAATGAAGAAGACCGTCAACTTCTTCCCTGGAAGGATGAAGATCTCTTTCAGGAAGGGTCCATCGGGCCATCTACGGCAGGACCCCTCTGATGAGGCCACGAGGATCAAAAATAATCCTGCGCTTCAGGACAGGTCTCCCCCTCAGAAACATGACCTTGTGAAGACTGATGCTCTCACTGCGGTCCTTCAGCGGGGAGGGGATGTGTCTGACCGACAGGAGGTGATGGGGCAGTATGTACTACAGTTTGGTAAGTACAAGGGGAAATCCTTCCGCTGGCTCCTGGAGAATGATGTTGGCTACACCATCTACCTCATCAATAAGGtagacgaggaggagagagatggaagctTCAACCCCCAGGGACACAGCAAGGACAGCCTCCTCTCATTTCTGGACTATGCCAGGAGCTTCCAGGAAATTGAAGACCTTAGGAAGTACCTACTCTCCAGACAGCCT
Proteins encoded:
- the LOC139919545 gene encoding histone H2B 1/2, which produces MPEPAKAAPKKGSKKAVTKTAAKGGKKRRKTRKESYAIYVYKVLKQVHPDTGISSKAMGIMNSFVNDIFERIAGEASRLAHYNKRSTITSREIQTAVRLLLPGELAKHAVSEGTKAVTKYTSSK